Proteins co-encoded in one Arachis hypogaea cultivar Tifrunner chromosome 11, arahy.Tifrunner.gnm2.J5K5, whole genome shotgun sequence genomic window:
- the LOC112722591 gene encoding glycerophosphodiester phosphodiesterase GDPD6 isoform X3 encodes MYICSFGEGTRLIKQRVDLTSRAISMANPTSFSLVVFLLFVIGCTARPIYPLPSQDDHRIRQPLQTFRPYNIAHRGANGVIPEETRPAYLKAIEDGADFIETDILSSKDGVLICFHDVTLDDTTDIAKYKKFENRKRTYEVEGVNRTGFFTVDFTIEELKSLRVNQRYSFRDKQYNGKFGIITFEEFISIALDADRVVGIYPEIKNPVFINQHVKWPNGKRFEDIFVKTLQKYGYKGSYLSKYWLKQPVFIQSFAPTSLVYISNQTDLPKVFLIDDVTVSTQDTNQSYWEITSDKYLNYIKNYVVGIGPWKDTIVPVAKNYLEEPSDLVARAHAHNLQVHPYTYRNENQFLHFNFSQDPYKEYDYWINKIGVDGLFTDFTGSLHNFQEWTSSDTKTESNILHKIALLVSPYNN; translated from the exons atgtatatatgttcATTCGGCGAAGGAACAAGACTCATAAAACAAAGAGTGGACTTGACTTCAAGGGCCATTTCCATGGCTAACCCAACCA GTTTTTCACTTGTGGTATTTCTATTGTTTGTTATTGGATGCACTGCAAGGCCTATTTATCCACTTCCTAGTCAAGACGATCATAGAATTCGGCAGCCTCTACAAACTTTCCGGCCATACAACATTGCACACCGAGGCGCAAATGGAGTGATTCCTGAAGAAACTCGTCCTGCATACTTG AAAGCTATTGAAGATGGTGCAGATTTCATTGAAACTGATATCTTATCTTCCAAAGATGGTGTTCTTATATGTTTCCACGATGTTACCCTTGATGATACCACTGACATTGCGAAGTACAAAAAGTTTGAAAATCGCAAAAGGACATACGAAGTCGAAGGGGTCAACAGAACTGGATTTTTTACTG TTGATTTCACAATTGAGGAATTAAAGTCATTAAGGGTGAATCAGAGGTATAGCTTCAGGGATAAACAGTATAATG GAAAATTTGGAATCATCACTTTTGAAGAGTTCATTTCCATTGCATTGGATGCAGATAGAGTTGTTGGAATATATCCAGAGATAAAGAATCCAGTTTTTATCAATCAGCAT GTGAAATGGCCAAATGGCAAAAGATTTGAAGACATATTTGTCAAGACACTTCAGAAATATGGATACAAAGGTTCATACTTATCAAAATATTGGCTAAAACAACCTGTATTTATTCAGTCATTTGCTCCAACATCACTTGtgtatatatcaaatcaaacgGATTTGCCCAAGGTTTTCTTAATTGACGATGTTACTGTTTCAACGCAAGACACTAATCAG TCATATTGGGAAATCACATCCGATAAATACCTAAACTACATAAAGAATTACGTTGTTGGAATTGGACCTTGGAAGGACACAATAGTACCTGTGGCAAAGAATTATTTGGAAGAGCCTAGTGATCTTGTTGCCAGGGCACATGCTCATAACCTTCAG GTGCATCCATATACTTACCGAAATGAGAACCAGTTTTTGCACTTCAACTTTAGTCAAGATCCTTATAAAGAGTATGATTATTGGATCAACAAAATAGGAGTTGATGGCCTCTTCACAGATTTCACAGGAAGTCTTCACAATTTTCAGGAATGGACCTCCAGTGATACGAAGACTGAATCCAATATATTGCATAAAATTGCTCTTTTGGTCTCTCCTTATAATAACTAA
- the LOC112722591 gene encoding glycerophosphodiester phosphodiesterase GDPD6 isoform X1 yields the protein MYICSFGEGTRLIKQRVDLTSRAISMANPTSKQPPTMNRGFSLVVFLLFVIGCTARPIYPLPSQDDHRIRQPLQTFRPYNIAHRGANGVIPEETRPAYLKAIEDGADFIETDILSSKDGVLICFHDVTLDDTTDIAKYKKFENRKRTYEVEGVNRTGFFTVDFTIEELKSLRVNQRYSFRDKQYNGKFGIITFEEFISIALDADRVVGIYPEIKNPVFINQHVKWPNGKRFEDIFVKTLQKYGYKGSYLSKYWLKQPVFIQSFAPTSLVYISNQTDLPKVFLIDDVTVSTQDTNQSYWEITSDKYLNYIKNYVVGIGPWKDTIVPVAKNYLEEPSDLVARAHAHNLQVHPYTYRNENQFLHFNFSQDPYKEYDYWINKIGVDGLFTDFTGSLHNFQEWTSSDTKTESNILHKIALLVSPYNN from the exons atgtatatatgttcATTCGGCGAAGGAACAAGACTCATAAAACAAAGAGTGGACTTGACTTCAAGGGCCATTTCCATGGCTAACCCAACCAGTAAGCAACCCCCAACAATGAACAG AGGTTTTTCACTTGTGGTATTTCTATTGTTTGTTATTGGATGCACTGCAAGGCCTATTTATCCACTTCCTAGTCAAGACGATCATAGAATTCGGCAGCCTCTACAAACTTTCCGGCCATACAACATTGCACACCGAGGCGCAAATGGAGTGATTCCTGAAGAAACTCGTCCTGCATACTTG AAAGCTATTGAAGATGGTGCAGATTTCATTGAAACTGATATCTTATCTTCCAAAGATGGTGTTCTTATATGTTTCCACGATGTTACCCTTGATGATACCACTGACATTGCGAAGTACAAAAAGTTTGAAAATCGCAAAAGGACATACGAAGTCGAAGGGGTCAACAGAACTGGATTTTTTACTG TTGATTTCACAATTGAGGAATTAAAGTCATTAAGGGTGAATCAGAGGTATAGCTTCAGGGATAAACAGTATAATG GAAAATTTGGAATCATCACTTTTGAAGAGTTCATTTCCATTGCATTGGATGCAGATAGAGTTGTTGGAATATATCCAGAGATAAAGAATCCAGTTTTTATCAATCAGCAT GTGAAATGGCCAAATGGCAAAAGATTTGAAGACATATTTGTCAAGACACTTCAGAAATATGGATACAAAGGTTCATACTTATCAAAATATTGGCTAAAACAACCTGTATTTATTCAGTCATTTGCTCCAACATCACTTGtgtatatatcaaatcaaacgGATTTGCCCAAGGTTTTCTTAATTGACGATGTTACTGTTTCAACGCAAGACACTAATCAG TCATATTGGGAAATCACATCCGATAAATACCTAAACTACATAAAGAATTACGTTGTTGGAATTGGACCTTGGAAGGACACAATAGTACCTGTGGCAAAGAATTATTTGGAAGAGCCTAGTGATCTTGTTGCCAGGGCACATGCTCATAACCTTCAG GTGCATCCATATACTTACCGAAATGAGAACCAGTTTTTGCACTTCAACTTTAGTCAAGATCCTTATAAAGAGTATGATTATTGGATCAACAAAATAGGAGTTGATGGCCTCTTCACAGATTTCACAGGAAGTCTTCACAATTTTCAGGAATGGACCTCCAGTGATACGAAGACTGAATCCAATATATTGCATAAAATTGCTCTTTTGGTCTCTCCTTATAATAACTAA
- the LOC112722590 gene encoding replication protein A 70 kDa DNA-binding subunit B isoform X2 — MAKSVSPDAISTLLANPTPDSSSDLPEIVVQVLDLKQSGNRYMFSASDGKLKLRAILPSSQYSDVLSGKIQNLGLIRILDYTLNDIPNKSEKYLIVTKCEPVSPALESEIKSEVKNEGGGIVLKPKQDSAVKIEGGIVLKPKQEVVSKSAAQIVHEQHRNVAPAARMGKVYYISKGTLKVANKQFKTVQNDYEMTLNENSEVEEAANEASFVPETKFSFVPIDQLGPYVNKSELVDVVGVVQNVSPTMSIRRKSNNETIPKRDITIADETKKTVVVSLWNDLATNIGQELLDMADKSPVVAIKSLRVGDFQGVSLSAISKSVIKIDPEIPEAKKLRCWYDSEGKDATMASVGSGSSPSSMNGSRSVYSDRVSLSYITSNLSLGEDKPAFFSLRGYISFIKPDQAMWYRACKTCNKKVTESIGAGYWCEGCQKNDEQCSLRYIMVVKVADESGEAYVSVFNEEAEKIVGCSADELDTLKSQEGEDNPFQLKLKQATWVPHLFRVSVSQNEYNNEKRQRITAKTVVPVDFAAESRLLLEDISKMRASQ; from the exons ATGGCGAAATCCGTGAGCCCCGACGCCATTTCCACTCTGCTTGCAAATCCAACACCGGATTCCTCCTCTGATCTTCCCGAAATCGTTGTGCAAGTCCTCGATCTCAAGCAAAGTGGCAACAGATACAT GTTTAGTGCTAGTGATGGAAAATTGAAGCTGAGGGCGATTTTGCCCTCGAGTCAGTACTCTGATGTGCTCTCTGGCAAGATTCAGAACCTCGGCCTTATTCGAATCCTTGATTACACTCTCAATGATATCCCCAACAAATCTGAAAA GTATCTTATTGTTACCAAATGCGAACCTGTGTCTCCTGCTCTTGAATCAGAGATAAAGAGCGAGGTGAAAAATGAAGGTGGTGGCATTGTTCTGAAGCCGAAGCAAGACAGTGCGGTCAAGATTGAAGGTGGGATTGTGTTGAAGCCAAAGCAGGAAGTGGTGTCAAAATCTGCTGCTCAGATTGTGCATGAACAGCATAGAAA TGTTGCACCTGCTGCGAGAA TGGGAAAGGTTTACTACATATCAAAGGGTACTTTGAAAGTTGCTAACAAGCAGTTCAAAACTGTACAAAATGACTATGAAATGACACTGAATGAGAATTCTGAGGTAGAGGAAGCTGCCAATGAAGCAAGTTTTGTTCCTGAAACAAAATTCAGCTTTGTTCCAATTGATCAGTTGGGTCCTTATGTCAACAAATCTGAACTTGTTG atgttgttggagttgttcagAATGTATCTCCAACTATGAGCATAAGAAGGAAGAGCAACAATGAAACTATTCCAAAGCGTGACATTACTATTGCTGATGAAAC GAAGAAGACAGTAGTGGTGTCACTGTGGAATGATCTCGCAACTAACATAGGTCAAGAGTTGCTGGACATGGCTGATAAATCTCCAGTAGTTGCAATTAAGTCTCTTCGGGTTGGGGATTTCCAAG GTGTTTCTTTGTCAGCTATAAGCAAAAGTGTAATTAAGATTGATCCAGAGATACCTGAAGCAAAGAAACTTAGATGCTG GTATGACTCTGAAGGCAAAGATGCTACAATGGCTTCTGTTGGCTCTGGCTCGAGTCCTTCATCCATGAATGGAAGTAGATCTGTGTACTCTGATCGTGTTTCACTTTCTTACATAACTTCGAACCTGTCATTGGGAGAAGACAAG CCTGCATTTTTCAGCCTTAGAGGATACATAAGCTTCATAAAGCCAGATCAAGCAATGTGGTACCGTGCTTGCAAAACTTGCAACAAGAAAGTCACTGAGAGCATTGGTGCTGGGTATTGGTGTGAAGGTTGCCAGAAAAATGATGAACAATGTAGTTTAAG ATACATTATGGTTGTAAAAGTTGCTGATGAAAGTGGGGAGGCTTATGTCTCAGTCTTCAATGAAGAAGCTGAGAAGATTGTTGGGTGCTCTGCTGATGAACTAGACACCTTAAAATCTCAG GAGGGAGAAGATAACCCTTTTCAACTGAAACTGAAACAAGCTACTTGGGTTCCTCATCTTTTCCGGGTTAGCGTTTCTCAAAACGAGTATAACAATGAGAAGAGGCAAAGGATCACAGCCAAGACCGTTGTTCCTGTTGACTTTGCTGCTGAGTCAAGACTTCTCTTGGAAGATATATCAAAGATGAGAGCTTCACAAtaa
- the LOC112722591 gene encoding glycerophosphodiester phosphodiesterase GDPD6 isoform X2 encodes MIPLRRALFLLRQKAFTPQSLLGFSLVVFLLFVIGCTARPIYPLPSQDDHRIRQPLQTFRPYNIAHRGANGVIPEETRPAYLKAIEDGADFIETDILSSKDGVLICFHDVTLDDTTDIAKYKKFENRKRTYEVEGVNRTGFFTVDFTIEELKSLRVNQRYSFRDKQYNGKFGIITFEEFISIALDADRVVGIYPEIKNPVFINQHVKWPNGKRFEDIFVKTLQKYGYKGSYLSKYWLKQPVFIQSFAPTSLVYISNQTDLPKVFLIDDVTVSTQDTNQSYWEITSDKYLNYIKNYVVGIGPWKDTIVPVAKNYLEEPSDLVARAHAHNLQVHPYTYRNENQFLHFNFSQDPYKEYDYWINKIGVDGLFTDFTGSLHNFQEWTSSDTKTESNILHKIALLVSPYNN; translated from the exons ATGATTCCTCTTCGTAGAGCTCTTTTTCTATTGCGGCAGAAGGCCTTTACTCCGCAAAGTTTATTgg GTTTTTCACTTGTGGTATTTCTATTGTTTGTTATTGGATGCACTGCAAGGCCTATTTATCCACTTCCTAGTCAAGACGATCATAGAATTCGGCAGCCTCTACAAACTTTCCGGCCATACAACATTGCACACCGAGGCGCAAATGGAGTGATTCCTGAAGAAACTCGTCCTGCATACTTG AAAGCTATTGAAGATGGTGCAGATTTCATTGAAACTGATATCTTATCTTCCAAAGATGGTGTTCTTATATGTTTCCACGATGTTACCCTTGATGATACCACTGACATTGCGAAGTACAAAAAGTTTGAAAATCGCAAAAGGACATACGAAGTCGAAGGGGTCAACAGAACTGGATTTTTTACTG TTGATTTCACAATTGAGGAATTAAAGTCATTAAGGGTGAATCAGAGGTATAGCTTCAGGGATAAACAGTATAATG GAAAATTTGGAATCATCACTTTTGAAGAGTTCATTTCCATTGCATTGGATGCAGATAGAGTTGTTGGAATATATCCAGAGATAAAGAATCCAGTTTTTATCAATCAGCAT GTGAAATGGCCAAATGGCAAAAGATTTGAAGACATATTTGTCAAGACACTTCAGAAATATGGATACAAAGGTTCATACTTATCAAAATATTGGCTAAAACAACCTGTATTTATTCAGTCATTTGCTCCAACATCACTTGtgtatatatcaaatcaaacgGATTTGCCCAAGGTTTTCTTAATTGACGATGTTACTGTTTCAACGCAAGACACTAATCAG TCATATTGGGAAATCACATCCGATAAATACCTAAACTACATAAAGAATTACGTTGTTGGAATTGGACCTTGGAAGGACACAATAGTACCTGTGGCAAAGAATTATTTGGAAGAGCCTAGTGATCTTGTTGCCAGGGCACATGCTCATAACCTTCAG GTGCATCCATATACTTACCGAAATGAGAACCAGTTTTTGCACTTCAACTTTAGTCAAGATCCTTATAAAGAGTATGATTATTGGATCAACAAAATAGGAGTTGATGGCCTCTTCACAGATTTCACAGGAAGTCTTCACAATTTTCAGGAATGGACCTCCAGTGATACGAAGACTGAATCCAATATATTGCATAAAATTGCTCTTTTGGTCTCTCCTTATAATAACTAA
- the LOC112722590 gene encoding replication protein A 70 kDa DNA-binding subunit B isoform X1: MAKSVSPDAISTLLANPTPDSSSDLPEIVVQVLDLKQSGNRYMFSASDGKLKLRAILPSSQYSDVLSGKIQNLGLIRILDYTLNDIPNKSEKYLIVTKCEPVSPALESEIKSEVKNEGGGIVLKPKQDSAVKIEGGIVLKPKQEVVSKSAAQIVHEQHRNVAPAARMAMTRRVRPLVSLNPYQGNWTIKVSVTSKGNMRTYKNARGEGCVFNVELTDEDGTQIQATMFNDAARKFYDKFVLGKVYYISKGTLKVANKQFKTVQNDYEMTLNENSEVEEAANEASFVPETKFSFVPIDQLGPYVNKSELVDVVGVVQNVSPTMSIRRKSNNETIPKRDITIADETKKTVVVSLWNDLATNIGQELLDMADKSPVVAIKSLRVGDFQGVSLSAISKSVIKIDPEIPEAKKLRCWYDSEGKDATMASVGSGSSPSSMNGSRSVYSDRVSLSYITSNLSLGEDKPAFFSLRGYISFIKPDQAMWYRACKTCNKKVTESIGAGYWCEGCQKNDEQCSLRYIMVVKVADESGEAYVSVFNEEAEKIVGCSADELDTLKSQEGEDNPFQLKLKQATWVPHLFRVSVSQNEYNNEKRQRITAKTVVPVDFAAESRLLLEDISKMRASQ; encoded by the exons ATGGCGAAATCCGTGAGCCCCGACGCCATTTCCACTCTGCTTGCAAATCCAACACCGGATTCCTCCTCTGATCTTCCCGAAATCGTTGTGCAAGTCCTCGATCTCAAGCAAAGTGGCAACAGATACAT GTTTAGTGCTAGTGATGGAAAATTGAAGCTGAGGGCGATTTTGCCCTCGAGTCAGTACTCTGATGTGCTCTCTGGCAAGATTCAGAACCTCGGCCTTATTCGAATCCTTGATTACACTCTCAATGATATCCCCAACAAATCTGAAAA GTATCTTATTGTTACCAAATGCGAACCTGTGTCTCCTGCTCTTGAATCAGAGATAAAGAGCGAGGTGAAAAATGAAGGTGGTGGCATTGTTCTGAAGCCGAAGCAAGACAGTGCGGTCAAGATTGAAGGTGGGATTGTGTTGAAGCCAAAGCAGGAAGTGGTGTCAAAATCTGCTGCTCAGATTGTGCATGAACAGCATAGAAA TGTTGCACCTGCTGCGAGAATGGCCATGACGCGTAGGGTGCGTCCTCTTGTTTCATTGAACCCTTATCAGGGTAATTGGACTATCAAGGTTAGTGTTACGAGCAAAGGGAACATGCGCACCTATAAGAATGCTCGAGGAGAAGGTTGTGTCTTTAATGTGGAGTTGACAGATGAAGAT GGCACACAGATTCAAGCAACCATGTTTAATGATGCTGCAAGGAAGTTCTATGACAAGTTTGTTTTGGGAAAGGTTTACTACATATCAAAGGGTACTTTGAAAGTTGCTAACAAGCAGTTCAAAACTGTACAAAATGACTATGAAATGACACTGAATGAGAATTCTGAGGTAGAGGAAGCTGCCAATGAAGCAAGTTTTGTTCCTGAAACAAAATTCAGCTTTGTTCCAATTGATCAGTTGGGTCCTTATGTCAACAAATCTGAACTTGTTG atgttgttggagttgttcagAATGTATCTCCAACTATGAGCATAAGAAGGAAGAGCAACAATGAAACTATTCCAAAGCGTGACATTACTATTGCTGATGAAAC GAAGAAGACAGTAGTGGTGTCACTGTGGAATGATCTCGCAACTAACATAGGTCAAGAGTTGCTGGACATGGCTGATAAATCTCCAGTAGTTGCAATTAAGTCTCTTCGGGTTGGGGATTTCCAAG GTGTTTCTTTGTCAGCTATAAGCAAAAGTGTAATTAAGATTGATCCAGAGATACCTGAAGCAAAGAAACTTAGATGCTG GTATGACTCTGAAGGCAAAGATGCTACAATGGCTTCTGTTGGCTCTGGCTCGAGTCCTTCATCCATGAATGGAAGTAGATCTGTGTACTCTGATCGTGTTTCACTTTCTTACATAACTTCGAACCTGTCATTGGGAGAAGACAAG CCTGCATTTTTCAGCCTTAGAGGATACATAAGCTTCATAAAGCCAGATCAAGCAATGTGGTACCGTGCTTGCAAAACTTGCAACAAGAAAGTCACTGAGAGCATTGGTGCTGGGTATTGGTGTGAAGGTTGCCAGAAAAATGATGAACAATGTAGTTTAAG ATACATTATGGTTGTAAAAGTTGCTGATGAAAGTGGGGAGGCTTATGTCTCAGTCTTCAATGAAGAAGCTGAGAAGATTGTTGGGTGCTCTGCTGATGAACTAGACACCTTAAAATCTCAG GAGGGAGAAGATAACCCTTTTCAACTGAAACTGAAACAAGCTACTTGGGTTCCTCATCTTTTCCGGGTTAGCGTTTCTCAAAACGAGTATAACAATGAGAAGAGGCAAAGGATCACAGCCAAGACCGTTGTTCCTGTTGACTTTGCTGCTGAGTCAAGACTTCTCTTGGAAGATATATCAAAGATGAGAGCTTCACAAtaa